A stretch of the Cyprinus carpio isolate SPL01 chromosome B4, ASM1834038v1, whole genome shotgun sequence genome encodes the following:
- the LOC109112188 gene encoding uncharacterized protein LOC109112188 has product MFTSFKGGVQSGLSSVSKKSFKSAMKNMTSSTVIKQNFKSATKYAVQEIGKQYALTAMNYAMDEALQKVFKIILQNSFKNVVTSSVEQSSKLDQTLVEFISSGIPKAALTKDDFKIDQDYEKQVKKSVGMLCEEVIPDLILDCTTAQDVISKLSEVCEKAEELMNKAKLSGVYEMAKLALKVAEYSADLGQILGAIPTEEIIQQKFVPELLESISELQNEMTKYDQDGRHNLHDVQRLKGELLQTIAQKVSDQFISSCSEHITPLMTSTCKSHLNSVVGKAVHDVMRRHKTQRFFDDQREKHNKRSASHKEVEQLSDEDKTELKQYTEDMCKADQPTTALDVYVLTKKQPAWWKRN; this is encoded by the coding sequence ATGTTTACTTCATTCAAAGGAGGTGTTCAGTCTGGTTTATCGTCCGTCAGTAAGAAATCTTTTAAGTCTGCGATGAAAAACATGACATCTTCTACAGTGATCAAACAGAACTTCAAATCTGCAACAAAATATGCAGTCCAGGAAATCGGGAAACAGTATGCGCTCACTGCTATGAACTACGCAATGGATGAAGCACTTCAGAAAGTCTTTaagattattttacaaaacagCTTTAAGAATGTTGTTACTTCATCAGTCGAGCAAAGCAGTAAACTCGATCAGACTCTTGTGGAGTTTATCAGCTCAGGCATTCCGAAAGCTGCATTGACAAAAGATGATTTCAAGATTGACCAGGATTATGAGAAGCAAGTAAAAAAATCAGTTGGCATGCTCTGTGAAGAGGTAATTCCTGACCTCATACTGGACTGTACCACAGCACAGGATGTTATCAGCAAACTCTCTGAGGTGTGTGAAAAAGCAGAAGAGCTTATGAATAAAGCCAAACTGTCAGGAGTGTACGAAATGGCAAAGCTGGCTCTGAAAGTAGCTGAGTACTCAGCAGATCTAGGTCAAATATTGGGTGCCATACCAACAGAAGAGATAATACAACAGAAATTTGTTCCTGAATTACTGGAGAGCATCAGTGAGCTTcagaatgaaatgacaaaatatgaCCAAGATGGACGACACAATTTACACGATGTACAGCGCCTTAAAGGTGAACTTCTACAGACTATCGCCCAGAAGGTGTCTGACCAATTCATCAGTTCTTGTTCTGAACATATAACTCCTTTAATGACAAGCACATGTAAGAGTCATTTGAACAGTGTTGTAGGAAAGGCCGTGCATGACGTCATGCGCAGACATAAAACTCAGCGCTTCTTTGATGACCAGAGGGAAAAACACAACAAGAGATCTGCGAGCCACAAGGAAGTGGAACAGCTGTCAGATGAGGACAAAACAGAGCTAAAGCAGTATACAGAAGATATGTGCAAAGCTGATCAGCCTACTACAGCCCTCGATGTGTACGTGCTCACAAAAAAGCAGCCTGCTTGGTGGAAAAGGAATTGA